The sequence AGACGATTGATGGAAACCGATGGCAGTTTGGGCAAATTGTCCGCCGCTTCCCGCGCCACCTTAAGGCCTGTTTCATCACCAGCTTTGCTGCATGTCAGGGCTTTCAACAGCTGCAGGCCACGGTCCATGGGGCGCAGGTCAGCCGCTTCCAAGGCGGCCACGCGGGCAGCCTCGAATTCTCCGGCGCCAAGAAGAACGCGCGCATTGAAGCTAAGCCGGTTCACCCGGAACGGATCCTCGCTGCCCATTTCCTCATAAATGGTCAAGGCATCCAGCGCGCCTTCATAGTTGCCTTCCAGGAAGGATTTCTGCGCAATCAGGTCAACGATTCCAATAAAGTTCGGATTGATCTCGCGGCTGCGGGCAATGTCACTGGCCGCACCTTCGAGATCCCGCAGAACCTTCAGGCGATAAGCCCCGCGTGCCCAGAAAACAAAGTCACTTGTAGGACATTCCTCGATGGCGACATCAAGGTCTCTTCCCAACTGAGCCAGAACCTCGGGGTCTTCCTCGGCGAAATTGACGCTCCAGAGGTTGAGACGACTTTGCGCCCGCATTGCAAGCGACATGCCGTCACCGGGGCTGAGTTGCACGGCGCGATCAAGCGCTTCAAGTCCCTGTGACCAGCTTTCAAGGTTCTGCTTGAAGAACATGGTTGCAGCACGCGCGCGCAACTCGGAAACGCTCAACTGATTGACGCTAAGATGCGCCAGACGATCGCCGTCACGTGAAATCGTCTGAATGCGTACATCGCCCTCAAGTCGGGGCATCAACTCGTCAACAAAAGCGAAAGGATCACTCGGGTCCCCTTCATAGGTGCCGGTCCAAAGCGTTTGCATGTCCTCGCGCAAGATCAGCGACAACGAAAATCGTGCCCGCGATCCGGCCACCCGTAAACGTCCGCGCACAAGATAGTCGGTTGGCGTATTTTCCAAACTGTCCGCGTCTACGGTCATGACACCCGTGCGCTTCATCGACAAAAGAACCAGACCATCGTGCAAATCCTGAGCGATGGCGGCATTGTCAGGTGTTTCCGGTGCCGCAGCAAACGGCTCGAACCCGACGGATGGCAACTGGCCTTTGTCCGGTGCTGTTGTCAGATTGGCAGGGCGCCATTGATACAGGCGGATTGGCGTGGCGATGTTTTTGAGATTGAAAACGCCCGCGTCGTTGAGCTCCTGTTGGCGATCTTCGGAAAGTTGCCGGAACAGGTCTTCGGAGAACATCGCGCCGCCCGGAGGTGCTTCGGTTTCGATCCTTTGGGCGATATTCACTCCGTTTCCATAGAAATCGGCTTCGTCTTCGACGATCTCACCGATGTGGCAACCGATACGCAGCTTGATCACATCGTGCTCCGCAAGATTGCTCTGCACCTCTTCGGCGCAATCCAACGCTTCCTCAACGCTTGGGAACGA is a genomic window of Shimia isoporae containing:
- a CDS encoding adenylate/guanylate cyclase domain-containing protein, with amino-acid sequence MRRRLTTLMCADLVGYSALMGENEALAVASVQELRKTHLEPVAKDHGGEVLKRMGDGWILSFPSVEEALDCAEEVQSNLAEHDVIKLRIGCHIGEIVEDEADFYGNGVNIAQRIETEAPPGGAMFSEDLFRQLSEDRQQELNDAGVFNLKNIATPIRLYQWRPANLTTAPDKGQLPSVGFEPFAAAPETPDNAAIAQDLHDGLVLLSMKRTGVMTVDADSLENTPTDYLVRGRLRVAGSRARFSLSLILREDMQTLWTGTYEGDPSDPFAFVDELMPRLEGDVRIQTISRDGDRLAHLSVNQLSVSELRARAATMFFKQNLESWSQGLEALDRAVQLSPGDGMSLAMRAQSRLNLWSVNFAEEDPEVLAQLGRDLDVAIEECPTSDFVFWARGAYRLKVLRDLEGAASDIARSREINPNFIGIVDLIAQKSFLEGNYEGALDALTIYEEMGSEDPFRVNRLSFNARVLLGAGEFEAARVAALEAADLRPMDRGLQLLKALTCSKAGDETGLKVAREAADNLPKLPSVSINRLALPNELEWLNTALHPDADPV